The region CGGAACCGTCCTCACCGTCGCTCAGCCCACGCTGCGGCGCGACCTGGACGCGTCGTTCGCGCAGGTGCAGTGGACCAGTACCGGCTATCTCATCGCGGTGGCGGGCCTGTTGGTGTTCGCAGGGCGTCTCGGCGACCGGTACGGCCACCAAGTGGTCTTCGCCGTGGGGATGGTGGGGTTCGGGGCGGCGTCGGCGGGGATCGGTCTGGCGCCCGGCATCGGCTGGGTGATCGGGCTGCGGGTCGCCCAGGGGGTCTTCGGCGCGCTGTCGCAGCCCGCCACGCTCGGGATGCTGCGCGCGGCCTACCCGCCCGACCGGCTCGGCATGCCCATCGCGCTGCGCACCAGTGCCATCGGTCTCGCGGCCGCCGCGGGTCCCCTCCTCGGCGGGGCGCTGGTCACCCAGCTGGGCTGGCGGGCCGTCTTCTTCCTGAACGTCGTACCCGCGCTCGTCATGGCCGCCCTGGCCCTGACCGTCCGGGACGCGCCCCGGGACAGAGACTCGGCGGCCGGACTCGACGTGCCCGGCGCGGCGCTGCTCTCGGTGACCCTGGTCGCCCTGGTGCACACGCTCGTCGTGCTGCCGGAGACGGGCCGGCCCATGGCGACCGTGCTCGGGCCGCTCGTGGCGACGGCCGCGGCAGCCGCGTTCGTACGGCACGAACGGCGCGCGGCGAGCCCGCTGGTGCCGCCCGGCCTGCTCGGCTCCCCCACGGTCGGCGCGGCGCTCGGCACCCTCGTGTGCGCCTCAGCAACGCTGTTCGGCACGCTCTTCGTCAGCACCTACTACCTCCAGGACGTGCTCGGCCTCGACCCGCTCCAGAGCAGTCTGCGCGCGCTCCCGCTGGCCGTGATGACGGTGCTGGGCGCGCCGGTCTCGGCCGTACTGCTGCGCCGCTACGGCCCGCGCCGCACGACCGGGACCGCGATGCTGCTGGTCCTCCTCGGCGTCCTGCTGCTGTCCCGGCTCGACCGCGCCTCGACGGACCTGGCGATCGGCGTCGGATTCCTGCTCCTGGGCGCGGGGTTCGTCGCGGTGATGGTGAGCGCGACGGCCGTCGTCGTGCGGTCCGCGTCCGCCGGGTCGGCCGGGGTGGCGGGCGGGCTCCAGCAGACCGCGATGAACATCGGACCGACGGTGGGGGTGGCCGTCGCGACCACGCTGGTCGGCCTGGCCGGCGTCGACATGGGCCCCGCGCTGTCCGTCCTCGCGGCCCTCACAGCGGTCGGCGCGCTGTCGGCGCTGCGGCTCCCGGGCCGCGGCGAAGCGCCGGACGCCGAGCGGCGACCCGCCGGTCACCCACCCACCGACGCCGCTTGCGAAGTCCGTACGAGACGATGAAGGCGAGCGAGACGATGAGGGCGAGCGAGTCCGAGAGCCGCAGTCCGGAGGAGAACCATGGGACATCTGCGACAAGAGGTCGAGCCGAACGAGGCCGGCCTTGATCCGAAGGCGCTGGCCCGCCTGGACCAGCACTTCTCCCATCTGGTCGACGACCTCCGGCTGCCCGGCTATCTCGTGTCCGTGTCCCGGCACGGCCGGGTCGCGCACCTCACCACGTACGGCCACCGCGACCGCGAGGCCCGACTCCCCGTCGAGACCGACACCTTGTGGCGGATCTACTCGATGACGAAGCCGGTCACCTCGGTCGCCGCGCTGATGCTCCTGGAGGAGGGACGCTTCCGGCTCGACGACCCCGTCGCCCGTTTCCTTCCCGCCTTCGCCGAACCCCGGGTGTACGTCAGCGGGTCCGGCGCCGGCATGAAGACCCGCCCGGCCGAGCAACCCCTCCTGATCCGGCACCTGTTGACCCACACCTCGGGACTGACCTTCGGCTTCTACCACTCCCACCCCGTCGACGCGCTCTACCGCGACGCCGGTCTGGAGTCGTCGGTGGCGCCGGGCTCGGACCTGGCCGGCACCTGCGACGTGTACGCCGGGCTGCCCCTGCAGTTCGAGCCGGGCACCGAGTGGAACTACTCGGTCTCCACCAATGTGCTCGGCCGCCTGATCGAAGTGGTGTCGGGGCAGGACCTCGACGAGTTCCTCGCCGAGCGGATCTTCGGGCCGCTGGGGATGGCGGACGCCGGGTTCTGCGTCACCGACGAGCAGGCCGGGCGGCTCGCCCAGCTCTACGGGCAGGACGCCGAGGGCCGCATCACCCCGATCACCGGGCTCCCACTGCACGGCCGCCCGCGTTTCCTCTCCGGGAGCGGCGGCATGGTGGCCTCCGCGCACGACTACCACCGCTTCATGGAGATGCTCCGCCGCCGCGGCGAACTGGACGGGGCCCGGCTGCTGAAGCCGGAGACCGTGGACACGATGGCCGCCAATCACCTCCCGGGCGGGACAGACCGCCGCACCTTCGGCAGCGCGCTGCACCGGGAACCCGGCAACGCGGGGCTCGGCTTCGGGCTCGGGGTCTCCGTCGTGGTGGACCCCGAGATCACCCGGTCGCCTTCCAGCGAGGGCGCGTTCGGCTGGAGCGGGGTCGCCAGTACGACCTTCTGGGTCGACCCGCGCCACGACCTGACCGTGCAGTTCTACACCCAGGTCCGCCCGACCTCGTCCCACTCGATCTATCCCGAGCTCAAGCGGCTCGTGCACGAGGCGGTGCTCGACTGAGCCCGGCTACCCCGCGTGCAGGGTGAAGGGCACTCCCTCCCGGGCCAGTTCGGCCAGCCATTGCTCGGACCGCCGCGCCGTCTCCGCGGCGCGGCCGAGGCCTGGCGGAAGCGAACCGTCCAGGATGTGGCGGACTCCGAGGGCGAGTGTGCGGGAGACACAGCGGGCCATGGCGCTCTCCTCGGCGGTGCCCACGAGATCGAGGAGGTAGCGCCCCGACCAGGCCGCGCCGGAGCCGCCGCGGACGTCGAGGGAGACGGCGAGGACGACCCGGTCACGGTCCGCGTCAGTGGTCGGATAGGTCTTCGCCAGTTCCTGGGCGAGGTCGGTGATCCGCCGGTCGTCGCCCGCCTTCAGCTCCTCGAAGACCGCGTCCCAGGCCCGCAGCCAGCCGTCGAGGCGCAGGGTGCCGCGCACGAAGGTCTCCGGCTTCCAGGTGCCGGGAAGCCCGTACTGCTCGACGAAGGGCACGCTGTCGCGGTTGGGGTAGACCTCGAAGGCCTCGCCGTCGATCAGGTGGGGGCGGGTGGCCTCCCAGGGGCGGTCGGCGGTGGTCTCGGTGCCGTCCTCGACATAACGGGCGGGCGAGCGGAGAGCGTTGAGCACGCCCGCGGGCGCCCAGCTGAAGCGGTACTTGAAGTCGTTGGGCACGGCGGGGATGCCGCCGCAGTACGAGGTGAGGCGGTACGAGGCGGCCGACTCGGCGCCGATCTCGGCCTCGGCCCGGGCGATCAGACTGTGCGCGAAGAGGTGGTCGATGCCCGGGTCGAGCCCGCACTCGGTCAGTACCACCACTCCCGCCGCCTCGGCCGCGGGCACCTGGTCGAGGACCGCGTCCGAGACGTAGCTGGAGCAGGCGAAGTGGGCGCCGCGCTCGACGCAGACGCCGAGCAGCGGGGCGTGTTCGGGTGCGGGCAGCATGGAGACGACGACGTCTCCGGGGGTGAGCTCGGCGGCGAGCGCCTCCAGGGTGTACGCGCGGGGCTCGGCCCGCCCGGTCAGGCCCAGCGCCTCCAGGCTGCGCGCGGCGCGCTCTTCGGTGCGGTGCCACAGGCGTACGCGGTCGGCGGCGTCGCAGGTCGCGGCGAGACCGCTGCCGGTGGACAGGCCCGCGCCGATCCAGTGGACGGTGCCGCTTGCGGCCGTCACCTCAGACATCACGCGACTCCCCTTCCTCTGTCTTCTCCTCTTCCTCAACTTCCCCGGCTTCCTCGGCTTCCTCGGCTTCGAGGGCGCGGCACGCCTCGTGGAAGCGGTCCAGGCAGCGCCCCCACGGACCGCCGACCCCGAACTCCAGCAGCTGGGGCAGCAGCGCCGCCGAGAAGTCGACGCTCGCCTCCAGCGGCAGCAGCGACGGCAGATTGTCGATGGCGATCAGG is a window of Streptomyces mirabilis DNA encoding:
- a CDS encoding MFS transporter codes for the protein MNPSARRRLTLTNSVVGAVIVALDGTVLTVAQPTLRRDLDASFAQVQWTSTGYLIAVAGLLVFAGRLGDRYGHQVVFAVGMVGFGAASAGIGLAPGIGWVIGLRVAQGVFGALSQPATLGMLRAAYPPDRLGMPIALRTSAIGLAAAAGPLLGGALVTQLGWRAVFFLNVVPALVMAALALTVRDAPRDRDSAAGLDVPGAALLSVTLVALVHTLVVLPETGRPMATVLGPLVATAAAAAFVRHERRAASPLVPPGLLGSPTVGAALGTLVCASATLFGTLFVSTYYLQDVLGLDPLQSSLRALPLAVMTVLGAPVSAVLLRRYGPRRTTGTAMLLVLLGVLLLSRLDRASTDLAIGVGFLLLGAGFVAVMVSATAVVVRSASAGSAGVAGGLQQTAMNIGPTVGVAVATTLVGLAGVDMGPALSVLAALTAVGALSALRLPGRGEAPDAERRPAGHPPTDAACEVRTRR
- a CDS encoding saccharopine dehydrogenase family protein, with product MSEVTAASGTVHWIGAGLSTGSGLAATCDAADRVRLWHRTEERAARSLEALGLTGRAEPRAYTLEALAAELTPGDVVVSMLPAPEHAPLLGVCVERGAHFACSSYVSDAVLDQVPAAEAAGVVVLTECGLDPGIDHLFAHSLIARAEAEIGAESAASYRLTSYCGGIPAVPNDFKYRFSWAPAGVLNALRSPARYVEDGTETTADRPWEATRPHLIDGEAFEVYPNRDSVPFVEQYGLPGTWKPETFVRGTLRLDGWLRAWDAVFEELKAGDDRRITDLAQELAKTYPTTDADRDRVVLAVSLDVRGGSGAAWSGRYLLDLVGTAEESAMARCVSRTLALGVRHILDGSLPPGLGRAAETARRSEQWLAELAREGVPFTLHAG
- a CDS encoding serine hydrolase domain-containing protein, coding for MGHLRQEVEPNEAGLDPKALARLDQHFSHLVDDLRLPGYLVSVSRHGRVAHLTTYGHRDREARLPVETDTLWRIYSMTKPVTSVAALMLLEEGRFRLDDPVARFLPAFAEPRVYVSGSGAGMKTRPAEQPLLIRHLLTHTSGLTFGFYHSHPVDALYRDAGLESSVAPGSDLAGTCDVYAGLPLQFEPGTEWNYSVSTNVLGRLIEVVSGQDLDEFLAERIFGPLGMADAGFCVTDEQAGRLAQLYGQDAEGRITPITGLPLHGRPRFLSGSGGMVASAHDYHRFMEMLRRRGELDGARLLKPETVDTMAANHLPGGTDRRTFGSALHREPGNAGLGFGLGVSVVVDPEITRSPSSEGAFGWSGVASTTFWVDPRHDLTVQFYTQVRPTSSHSIYPELKRLVHEAVLD